A portion of the Myripristis murdjan chromosome 13, fMyrMur1.1, whole genome shotgun sequence genome contains these proteins:
- the eif4g1b gene encoding eukaryotic translation initiation factor 4 gamma 1 isoform X1, translated as MNKAPQPITGPPSAPHPAPSPGLSQPSFPPGQPPSVVFATPPPPQMNPTPQPRQFAPGPRPIHQQGGFRSLQPYYANRPSLPPSSGPRGVPPSSAPRPVAPTHVYQAGPGSQMMMISQQQLPFPSSPQGPAYFIPGQYRSATYVATPQQYPVPTGTPGFYPGTSPAEYGTYAGAYYPAQPQFTPSVQAAPVIMNPAPQQQQPPPQPPQHIPTKRERKQIRIRDPNQGGRDITEEIMSGGRSGSTPTPPQSAISGSESTAVAQANGENVTAAAIPAPVKPDDRGKPTPPPLSKTPELTKSEAIHTEASSSDTNTKPLPPSLPVDAPVIPGDTALNTIPTPPPSAPVADEMDAPPPREPTPTPPSAPEVPAYPAPIPDPVPTSAAQDKTDKKDTEVKEEEAVKEVESKPEVVTASLDTSLPSSSTTNGLVEVESASLSVTLPPTQLEAPLESPIAQPEELRLPNGLPLPAPQDPEVPAVSTAERDDSPIAEPDVVQQLVTPTHAPIPQTMPAPAVQTTSAPAIQTAPAPVVQTTPTKPSVLETVPTVALDVKAETSVPLPVAKGDMPAPMETAAVAATVPETAPTPPPPTAEEREDTPPPPATTPTPGETTMQAAVSVPKKKRKMKELNKKEAVGDLLDAFKEEQVVEASPEPEPAPAPETQAPAAAPPAQEEADLTWEDKEDKLDAENIQPEPPKTAATDKKYQYKEEQWKPINPEEKKKYDREFLLGFQFISASMNKPEGLPAISDVVLDKANKTPLRQLDPSRLPGINCGPDFTPSFANLGRPSMGGGGRGPAPGMGIGVGGPRRPQQGQRKEPRKIITSMSLNDDVQLNKAEKAWKPSVKKVTRSRGGEEVEESEPEQVKTQELFKRVRSILNKLTPQMFQQLMKQVTELTIDTEERLKGVIDLIFEKAISEPNFSVAYANMCRCLMGLKVPTTDKPGITVNFRKLLLNRCQKEFEKDKDDDEIFEKKQKELDAASGEEEKQRLLEELEEAKDKARRRSLGNIKFIGELFKLKMLTEVIMHDCIVKLLKNHDEESLECLCRLLSTIGKDLDFEKAKPRMDQYFNQMEKIIKERKTSSRIRFMLQDVLDLRRNNWVPRRGDQGPKTIDQIHKEAELEEHREQMKVQQALISKKESGGGPGGRMGGGGPGGRGGPHTPGRSNLPQDEGWNTVPISTKNRPIDTSRLSKITKTPVLDFNNQLLAPGGKGTWGSWGKGSSGGTSAKPADSGSDSGGRPATSTLNRFSALQQPPSSSGSSLDSDRRVPQRNSSSRDRGDRFDRSDRGSDRFDRRDDRRDDRDRNRLLVTKRSFSRENEERSREREHRGPADPVRRVASMTDERDRGSRDRARSKENAVKRETAPTPPPPQTPTKPALTEEELDKKSTAIIEEYLHINDMKEALQCVQEMNSTQLLFVFVRQGLESTLERSTIAREHMGLLLHQLIKTGTLPTQQYYKGLQEILEVAEDMAIDIPHIWLYLAELITPMLHEGGIPMGQLFSEISKPLIPLGKAGVLLVHILTLLCKGMSHKKAGTMWREAGLSWKDFLPEDVDVNKFVTEKNVEFTLGNESEKSKKKELSSAELTKQLDRLIQDKADNQRIFDWIEANLDEQQTNSNMFVRALMTCICQSAIICENPYKVDSEQINQRAKLLQKYLKDEQKELQALYALQALMVEMEQPANLLRMFFDTLYDEDVIKEEAFYKWESSKDPAEQQGKGVALKSVTAFFTWLREAEDESDNS; from the exons CGGGGGCCTACTACCCAGCCCAGCCCCAGTTCACCCCCTCGGTGCAGGCAGCACCCGTTATCATGAACCCCGCTCCCCAGCAGCAACAGCCACCACCTCAGCCGCCCCAGCACATCCCCACCAAACGAGAACGCAAACAG ATCAGAATACGAGACCCTAACCAGGGAGGCCGAGACATTACAGAAGAGATTATGTCAGGGGGCCGCAGTGGCTCCACCCCAACTCCACCACAG TCAGCCATATCTGGATCAGAAAGTACAGCAGTGGCCCAGGCCAACGGTGAGAACGTGACAGCTGCTGCTATACCAGCACCTGTTAAACCAG ATGACAGAGGGAAGCCCACACCACCTCCTCTGTCAAAGACCCCTGAACTTACCAAGAGTGAGGCCATCCATACAGAGGCTTCTTCCTCTGACACAAACACTAAACCCCTTCCTCCCTCGCTCCCGGTGGACGCACCCGTCATCCCAGGTGACACCGCTCTCAACACTatccccacacccccacccagCGCTCCCGTTGCTGACGAGATGGACGCACCCCCACCCAGGGAACCCACTCCAACACCCCCATCGGCGCCTGAGGTGCCAGCCTACCCAGCACCCATTCCTGACCCTGTCCCCACCTCTGCTGCTcaagacaaaacagacaagaaGGACACggaggtgaaagaggaggaggcagtcAAAGAGGTGGAATCTAAACCAGAGGTTGTTACTGCCTCTTTGGACACATCGCTGCCTTCTTCCTCCACCACTAACGGATTGGTGGAGGTAGAGTCAGCAAGCCTGTCTGTCACGTTGCCACCCACTCAGCTGGAGGCTCCTCTGGAGTCTCCCATCGCTCAGCCTGAGGAGCTGCGCCTCCCTAATGGCCTGCCGCTGCCGGCCCCGCAAGACCCTGAGGTGCCCGCCGTCAGCACAGCCGAGCGCGACGACAGCCCCATTGCCGAGCCCGATGTCGTCCAGCAACTTGTCACGCCAACCCATGCACCCATTCCTCAGACAATGCCCGCACCCGCTGTCCAGACGACTTCTGCACCCGCCATCCAGACGGCACCCGCACCTGTCGTCCAGACAACACCCACTAAGCCCTCAGTCCTAGAGACAGTTCCTACAGTCGCCTTGGACGTCAAGGCAGAAACCTCAGTGCCGCTGCCTGTTGCCAAGGGGGACATGCCTGCTCCCATGGAGACGGCAGCCGTGGCCGCCACTGTCCCAGAAACGGcgcccacccctccccctccaacagcagaggagagggaagacacCCCCCCTCCGCCTGCAACAACTCCCACCCCCGGGGAAACTACTATGCAAG ctgctgtgtctgtgccaaagaaaaagaggaaaatgaaggaGCTGAACAAGAAGGAGGCAGTGGGAGACCTCCTGGATGCCTTTAaagag GAGCAGGTGGTGGAAGCCTCACCAGAGCCTGAGCCTGCCCCAGCACCGGAAACCCAGGCCCCTGCCGCTGCCCCTCCTGCCCAAGAGGAGGCAGACCTGACCTgggaggacaaggaggacaAACTGGATGCTGAGAACATCCAGCCTGAGCCTCCCAAGACAGCTGCCACTGACAAGAAGTACCAGTACAAAGAGG AACAATGGAAGCCCATCAacccagaggagaagaagaaatacGACAGGGAGTTTCTGCTGGGCTTCCAGTTCATCTCTGCCAGCATGAACAAGCCTGAGGGTCTGCCAGCCATCAGTGATGTCGTCCTAGACAAG GCTAATAAGACCCCTTTGCGTCAACTGGACCCCAGTCGTCTACCAGGGATCAACTGTGGCCCTGACTTCACACCCTCCTTTGCCAACCTTGGCAGGCCCAGTATGGGAGGAGGTGGTAGAGGACCA GCTCCAGGTATGGGCATAGGCGTTGGTGGGCCACGTCGACCCCAACAGGGCCAGAGGAAAGAGCCCAGGAAGATCATCACCAGCATGTCGCTTAATGACGACGTGCAGCTTAACAAGGCTGAGAAGGCCTGGAAACCCTCGGTGAAGAAAGTGACCCGCAGCCGTGGAGGGGAGGAGGTTGAAGAGAGCGAACCAGAACAGGTCAAGACCCAGGAGCTGTTCAAGCGGGTTCGCAGCATCCTGAACAAACTGACACCTCAGATGTTCCAACAGCTGATGAAGCAGGTGACAGAGCTGACCATagacacagaggagaggttGAAAGGAGTCATAGACCTCATCTTCGAGAAGGCCATCTCAGAGCCAAACTTCTCGGTGGCCTACGCCAACATGTGCCGCTGCCTTATGGGG CTGAAAGTCCCCACCACAGATAAGCCGGGAATCACTGTGAATTTCCGCAAGCTGCTACTCAACCGCTGCCAGAAGGAGTTTGAGAAggacaaagatgatgatgagatttttgagaagaagcagaaagagCTGGATGCTGCCTCAGGG gaggaagagaaacagcGCCTCTTAGAAGAGCTAGAGGAGGCAAAGGACAAGGCCAGGAGGCGCTCGCTGGGCAACATCAAGTTCATTGGTGAGCTGTTCAAGCTAAAGATGCTGACAGAGGTCATCATGCACGACTGCATTGTTAAGCTGCTCAAGAACCACGACGAGGAGTCCCTGGAGTGCCTGTGTAGACTGCTGTCCACCATCGGCAAAGACCTGGACTTCGAGAAGGCCAAG CCTCGCATGGACCAGTACTTCAACCAGATGGAGAAGATCATCAAGGAGAGGAAGACCTCCTCCAGGATTCGCTTCATGCTGCAGGATGTGCTGGACCTCCGACGG AATAACTGGGTGCCCAGGCGAGGTGACCAGGGCCCCAAAACCATCGACCAGATCCACAAAGAGGCTGAGCTGGAGGAGCACAGGGAGCAGATGAAGGTCCAGCAGGCGCTTATCTCAAAGAAGGAGTCAGGTGGAGGCCCAGGGGGCAGGATGGGCGGAGGCGGTCCCGGAGGCCGCGGAGGTCCTCACACCCCAGGCCGCAGTAACCTTCCCCAGGACGAGGGCTGGAACACAGTGCCCATCTCCACCAAGAACCGACCCATCGACACCTCCCGCCTCAGCAAGATCACCAAG ACCCCAGTTCTTGACTTCAACAACCAGCTGCTTGCCCCCGGGGGTAAAGGCACCTGGGGCAGCTGGGGTAAGGGCAGCAGCGGCGGCACCAGTGCCAAGCCTGCAGATTCTG gctcAGATTCAGGCGGCCGTCCAGCCACTAGCACTCTGAACAGGTTCTCAGCCCTGCAgcagcctccctcctcctcaggctCCTCTCTGGACTCAGACAGACGAGTGCCACAAAG GAACAGCTCGAGTCGAGATCGCGGTGACCGGTTTGACCGCTCCGACCGAGGCAGCGACCGATTCGACCGACGGGATGACCGACGGGATGATCGTGACCGAAACCGGCTGTTGGTCACCAAGCGCAGTTTTAGCAGGGAGAATGAGGAGCGGAGTCGGGAAAGAGAACACCGCGGGCCGGCCGACCCTGTCCGTCGAGTAGCCAGCATGACCGACGAGAGGGATCGGGGCAGCAGAGACCGAGCCAGGAGCAAAGAGAATG cagtgAAGCGGGAGACTGctcccacccctccacctccccagaCGCCCACCAAGCCTGCCttgacagaggaggagctggacaaGAAATCCACAGCCATCATTGAGGAATACCTCCATATCAACGACATGAAG GAGGCGCTGCAGTGCGTGCAGGAGATGAACAGCACCCagctactgtttgtgtttgtgcggcAAGGTCTGGAGTCAACACTGGAGCGCAGCACCATCGCCAGGGAGCACATGGGcctgctgctgcaccagctgaTCAAGACTGGCACCCTGCCAACTCAGCAGTACTACAAAGG GCTTCAGGAGATCCTGGAGGTGGCTGAGGACATGGCCATAGACATCCCTCACATCTGGCTCTACCTGGCTGAGCTCATCACCCCCATGCTCCATGAGGGAGGCATCCCCATGGGACAGCTCTTCAG TGAGATCTCAAAGCCTTTGATCCCTCTGGGCAAAGCTGGAGTCCTGCTGGTCCACATCCTCACCCTACTCTGCAAAGGAATG AGCCATAAAAAGGCCGGCACCATGTGGAGGGAGGCAGGCCTCAGCTGGAAGGACTTCCTCCCAGAGGACGTGGATGTCAACAAGTTTGTGACAGAAAAG AATGTGGAGTTCACCCTGGGCAACGAATCAGAGAAGAGCaagaagaaggagctgagctcTGCAGAGCTGACCAAGCAGCTGGACAGACTGATCCAGGACAAGGCCGACAACCAGAGGATCTTTGACTGGATCGAG GCCAACCTGGACGAGCAGCAGACGAACTCCAACATGTTTGTCAGAGCGCTGATGACCTGCATCTGCCAGTCAGCCATCATCT GTGAGAACCCGTACAAGGTGGACAGTGAGCAGATCAACCAGAGGGCCAAGCTGCTGCAGAAATACCTGAAGGACGAGCAGAAGGAGCTGCAGGCCCTGTACGCTCTGCAGGCGCTGATGGTGGAGATGGAACAGCCTGCCA ACCTGCTGCGGATGTTCTTCGACACACTGTACGACGAGGACGTGATCAAAGAGGAGGCCTTCTACAAGTGGGAGTCCAGCAAAGACCCCGCTGAGCAGCAGGGCAAGGGTGTGGCCCTCAAGTCCGTCACCGCCTTCTTCACTTGGCTCCGCGAGGCCGAGGACGAGTCGGACAACAGCTAG
- the eif4g1b gene encoding eukaryotic translation initiation factor 4 gamma 1 isoform X2, with product MNKAPQPITGPPSAPHPAPSPGLSQPSFPPGQPPSVVFATPPPPQMNPTPQPRQFAPGPRPIHQQGGFRSLQPYYANRPSLPPSSGPRGVPPSSAPRPVAPTHVYQAGPGSQMMMISQQQLPFPSSPQGPAYFIPGQYRSATYVATPQQYPVPTGTPGFYPGTSPAEYGTYAGAYYPAQPQFTPSVQAAPVIMNPAPQQQQPPPQPPQHIPTKRERKQIRIRDPNQGGRDITEEIMSGGRSGSTPTPPQSAISGSESTAVAQANGENVTAAAIPAPVKPDDRGKPTPPPLSKTPELTKSEAIHTEASSSDTNTKPLPPSLPVDAPVIPGDTALNTIPTPPPSAPVADEMDAPPPREPTPTPPSAPEVPAYPAPIPDPVPTSAAQDKTDKKDTEVKEEEAVKEVESKPEVVTASLDTSLPSSSTTNGLVEVESASLSVTLPPTQLEAPLESPIAQPEELRLPNGLPLPAPQDPEVPAVSTAERDDSPIAEPDVVQQLVTPTHAPIPQTMPAPAVQTTSAPAIQTAPAPVVQTTPTKPSVLETVPTVALDVKAETSVPLPVAKGDMPAPMETAAVAATVPETAPTPPPPTAEEREDTPPPPATTPTPGETTMQAAVSVPKKKRKMKELNKKEAVGDLLDAFKEEQVVEASPEPEPAPAPETQAPAAAPPAQEEADLTWEDKEDKLDAENIQPEPPKTAATDKKYQYKEEQWKPINPEEKKKYDREFLLGFQFISASMNKPEGLPAISDVVLDKANKTPLRQLDPSRLPGINCGPDFTPSFANLGRPSMGGGGRGPAPGMGIGVGGPRRPQQGQRKEPRKIITSMSLNDDVQLNKAEKAWKPSVKKVTRSRGGEEVEESEPEQVKTQELFKRVRSILNKLTPQMFQQLMKQVTELTIDTEERLKGVIDLIFEKAISEPNFSVAYANMCRCLMGLKVPTTDKPGITVNFRKLLLNRCQKEFEKDKDDDEIFEKKQKELDAASGEEEKQRLLEELEEAKDKARRRSLGNIKFIGELFKLKMLTEVIMHDCIVKLLKNHDEESLECLCRLLSTIGKDLDFEKAKPRMDQYFNQMEKIIKERKTSSRIRFMLQDVLDLRRNNWVPRRGDQGPKTIDQIHKEAELEEHREQMKVQQALISKKESGGGPGGRMGGGGPGGRGGPHTPGRSNLPQDEGWNTVPISTKNRPIDTSRLSKITKTPVLDFNNQLLAPGGKGTWGSWGKGSSGGTSAKPADSGSDSGGRPATSTLNRFSALQQPPSSSGSSLDSDRRVPQRNSSSRDRGDRFDRSDRGSDRFDRRDDRRDDRDRNRLLVTKRSFSRENEERSREREHRGPADPVRRVASMTDERDRGSRDRARSKENVKRETAPTPPPPQTPTKPALTEEELDKKSTAIIEEYLHINDMKEALQCVQEMNSTQLLFVFVRQGLESTLERSTIAREHMGLLLHQLIKTGTLPTQQYYKGLQEILEVAEDMAIDIPHIWLYLAELITPMLHEGGIPMGQLFSEISKPLIPLGKAGVLLVHILTLLCKGMSHKKAGTMWREAGLSWKDFLPEDVDVNKFVTEKNVEFTLGNESEKSKKKELSSAELTKQLDRLIQDKADNQRIFDWIEANLDEQQTNSNMFVRALMTCICQSAIICENPYKVDSEQINQRAKLLQKYLKDEQKELQALYALQALMVEMEQPANLLRMFFDTLYDEDVIKEEAFYKWESSKDPAEQQGKGVALKSVTAFFTWLREAEDESDNS from the exons CGGGGGCCTACTACCCAGCCCAGCCCCAGTTCACCCCCTCGGTGCAGGCAGCACCCGTTATCATGAACCCCGCTCCCCAGCAGCAACAGCCACCACCTCAGCCGCCCCAGCACATCCCCACCAAACGAGAACGCAAACAG ATCAGAATACGAGACCCTAACCAGGGAGGCCGAGACATTACAGAAGAGATTATGTCAGGGGGCCGCAGTGGCTCCACCCCAACTCCACCACAG TCAGCCATATCTGGATCAGAAAGTACAGCAGTGGCCCAGGCCAACGGTGAGAACGTGACAGCTGCTGCTATACCAGCACCTGTTAAACCAG ATGACAGAGGGAAGCCCACACCACCTCCTCTGTCAAAGACCCCTGAACTTACCAAGAGTGAGGCCATCCATACAGAGGCTTCTTCCTCTGACACAAACACTAAACCCCTTCCTCCCTCGCTCCCGGTGGACGCACCCGTCATCCCAGGTGACACCGCTCTCAACACTatccccacacccccacccagCGCTCCCGTTGCTGACGAGATGGACGCACCCCCACCCAGGGAACCCACTCCAACACCCCCATCGGCGCCTGAGGTGCCAGCCTACCCAGCACCCATTCCTGACCCTGTCCCCACCTCTGCTGCTcaagacaaaacagacaagaaGGACACggaggtgaaagaggaggaggcagtcAAAGAGGTGGAATCTAAACCAGAGGTTGTTACTGCCTCTTTGGACACATCGCTGCCTTCTTCCTCCACCACTAACGGATTGGTGGAGGTAGAGTCAGCAAGCCTGTCTGTCACGTTGCCACCCACTCAGCTGGAGGCTCCTCTGGAGTCTCCCATCGCTCAGCCTGAGGAGCTGCGCCTCCCTAATGGCCTGCCGCTGCCGGCCCCGCAAGACCCTGAGGTGCCCGCCGTCAGCACAGCCGAGCGCGACGACAGCCCCATTGCCGAGCCCGATGTCGTCCAGCAACTTGTCACGCCAACCCATGCACCCATTCCTCAGACAATGCCCGCACCCGCTGTCCAGACGACTTCTGCACCCGCCATCCAGACGGCACCCGCACCTGTCGTCCAGACAACACCCACTAAGCCCTCAGTCCTAGAGACAGTTCCTACAGTCGCCTTGGACGTCAAGGCAGAAACCTCAGTGCCGCTGCCTGTTGCCAAGGGGGACATGCCTGCTCCCATGGAGACGGCAGCCGTGGCCGCCACTGTCCCAGAAACGGcgcccacccctccccctccaacagcagaggagagggaagacacCCCCCCTCCGCCTGCAACAACTCCCACCCCCGGGGAAACTACTATGCAAG ctgctgtgtctgtgccaaagaaaaagaggaaaatgaaggaGCTGAACAAGAAGGAGGCAGTGGGAGACCTCCTGGATGCCTTTAaagag GAGCAGGTGGTGGAAGCCTCACCAGAGCCTGAGCCTGCCCCAGCACCGGAAACCCAGGCCCCTGCCGCTGCCCCTCCTGCCCAAGAGGAGGCAGACCTGACCTgggaggacaaggaggacaAACTGGATGCTGAGAACATCCAGCCTGAGCCTCCCAAGACAGCTGCCACTGACAAGAAGTACCAGTACAAAGAGG AACAATGGAAGCCCATCAacccagaggagaagaagaaatacGACAGGGAGTTTCTGCTGGGCTTCCAGTTCATCTCTGCCAGCATGAACAAGCCTGAGGGTCTGCCAGCCATCAGTGATGTCGTCCTAGACAAG GCTAATAAGACCCCTTTGCGTCAACTGGACCCCAGTCGTCTACCAGGGATCAACTGTGGCCCTGACTTCACACCCTCCTTTGCCAACCTTGGCAGGCCCAGTATGGGAGGAGGTGGTAGAGGACCA GCTCCAGGTATGGGCATAGGCGTTGGTGGGCCACGTCGACCCCAACAGGGCCAGAGGAAAGAGCCCAGGAAGATCATCACCAGCATGTCGCTTAATGACGACGTGCAGCTTAACAAGGCTGAGAAGGCCTGGAAACCCTCGGTGAAGAAAGTGACCCGCAGCCGTGGAGGGGAGGAGGTTGAAGAGAGCGAACCAGAACAGGTCAAGACCCAGGAGCTGTTCAAGCGGGTTCGCAGCATCCTGAACAAACTGACACCTCAGATGTTCCAACAGCTGATGAAGCAGGTGACAGAGCTGACCATagacacagaggagaggttGAAAGGAGTCATAGACCTCATCTTCGAGAAGGCCATCTCAGAGCCAAACTTCTCGGTGGCCTACGCCAACATGTGCCGCTGCCTTATGGGG CTGAAAGTCCCCACCACAGATAAGCCGGGAATCACTGTGAATTTCCGCAAGCTGCTACTCAACCGCTGCCAGAAGGAGTTTGAGAAggacaaagatgatgatgagatttttgagaagaagcagaaagagCTGGATGCTGCCTCAGGG gaggaagagaaacagcGCCTCTTAGAAGAGCTAGAGGAGGCAAAGGACAAGGCCAGGAGGCGCTCGCTGGGCAACATCAAGTTCATTGGTGAGCTGTTCAAGCTAAAGATGCTGACAGAGGTCATCATGCACGACTGCATTGTTAAGCTGCTCAAGAACCACGACGAGGAGTCCCTGGAGTGCCTGTGTAGACTGCTGTCCACCATCGGCAAAGACCTGGACTTCGAGAAGGCCAAG CCTCGCATGGACCAGTACTTCAACCAGATGGAGAAGATCATCAAGGAGAGGAAGACCTCCTCCAGGATTCGCTTCATGCTGCAGGATGTGCTGGACCTCCGACGG AATAACTGGGTGCCCAGGCGAGGTGACCAGGGCCCCAAAACCATCGACCAGATCCACAAAGAGGCTGAGCTGGAGGAGCACAGGGAGCAGATGAAGGTCCAGCAGGCGCTTATCTCAAAGAAGGAGTCAGGTGGAGGCCCAGGGGGCAGGATGGGCGGAGGCGGTCCCGGAGGCCGCGGAGGTCCTCACACCCCAGGCCGCAGTAACCTTCCCCAGGACGAGGGCTGGAACACAGTGCCCATCTCCACCAAGAACCGACCCATCGACACCTCCCGCCTCAGCAAGATCACCAAG ACCCCAGTTCTTGACTTCAACAACCAGCTGCTTGCCCCCGGGGGTAAAGGCACCTGGGGCAGCTGGGGTAAGGGCAGCAGCGGCGGCACCAGTGCCAAGCCTGCAGATTCTG gctcAGATTCAGGCGGCCGTCCAGCCACTAGCACTCTGAACAGGTTCTCAGCCCTGCAgcagcctccctcctcctcaggctCCTCTCTGGACTCAGACAGACGAGTGCCACAAAG GAACAGCTCGAGTCGAGATCGCGGTGACCGGTTTGACCGCTCCGACCGAGGCAGCGACCGATTCGACCGACGGGATGACCGACGGGATGATCGTGACCGAAACCGGCTGTTGGTCACCAAGCGCAGTTTTAGCAGGGAGAATGAGGAGCGGAGTCGGGAAAGAGAACACCGCGGGCCGGCCGACCCTGTCCGTCGAGTAGCCAGCATGACCGACGAGAGGGATCGGGGCAGCAGAGACCGAGCCAGGAGCAAAGAGAATG tgAAGCGGGAGACTGctcccacccctccacctccccagaCGCCCACCAAGCCTGCCttgacagaggaggagctggacaaGAAATCCACAGCCATCATTGAGGAATACCTCCATATCAACGACATGAAG GAGGCGCTGCAGTGCGTGCAGGAGATGAACAGCACCCagctactgtttgtgtttgtgcggcAAGGTCTGGAGTCAACACTGGAGCGCAGCACCATCGCCAGGGAGCACATGGGcctgctgctgcaccagctgaTCAAGACTGGCACCCTGCCAACTCAGCAGTACTACAAAGG GCTTCAGGAGATCCTGGAGGTGGCTGAGGACATGGCCATAGACATCCCTCACATCTGGCTCTACCTGGCTGAGCTCATCACCCCCATGCTCCATGAGGGAGGCATCCCCATGGGACAGCTCTTCAG TGAGATCTCAAAGCCTTTGATCCCTCTGGGCAAAGCTGGAGTCCTGCTGGTCCACATCCTCACCCTACTCTGCAAAGGAATG AGCCATAAAAAGGCCGGCACCATGTGGAGGGAGGCAGGCCTCAGCTGGAAGGACTTCCTCCCAGAGGACGTGGATGTCAACAAGTTTGTGACAGAAAAG AATGTGGAGTTCACCCTGGGCAACGAATCAGAGAAGAGCaagaagaaggagctgagctcTGCAGAGCTGACCAAGCAGCTGGACAGACTGATCCAGGACAAGGCCGACAACCAGAGGATCTTTGACTGGATCGAG GCCAACCTGGACGAGCAGCAGACGAACTCCAACATGTTTGTCAGAGCGCTGATGACCTGCATCTGCCAGTCAGCCATCATCT GTGAGAACCCGTACAAGGTGGACAGTGAGCAGATCAACCAGAGGGCCAAGCTGCTGCAGAAATACCTGAAGGACGAGCAGAAGGAGCTGCAGGCCCTGTACGCTCTGCAGGCGCTGATGGTGGAGATGGAACAGCCTGCCA ACCTGCTGCGGATGTTCTTCGACACACTGTACGACGAGGACGTGATCAAAGAGGAGGCCTTCTACAAGTGGGAGTCCAGCAAAGACCCCGCTGAGCAGCAGGGCAAGGGTGTGGCCCTCAAGTCCGTCACCGCCTTCTTCACTTGGCTCCGCGAGGCCGAGGACGAGTCGGACAACAGCTAG